The window CCTGCATGATTCCCACTTGAGAGAACCCAAATGCTTCAACAAAAGCGCAGGCCTCTTTATTCTCCACATGGCATACGCAAAAAACGCTACGCGCGTAAGGCTTCACGACACGGATCGCGTGCTCCAACAACGCTTTGCCGCTCCCCTGCTTTTGAAAGGATTCCTTTACGGCAGACATCCGGAGATAGGCGCCAAACTCCCCCATCCCATTCCGCCGCACCGTGATAAAGCCGGCCAACTCCCCCTCTTTTTCAGCCACATAAATCTTATCCGGCATATTCAAAAGAATTTTCTTGGCCCGTTCATCATTGATGCCGTAATCGGCCCAAGGTGCTAAAGAAGAAATCAATTTGGCCAGGGCGGGGATGTCCTTGCGCGTGCCCATACGGATCTTCACGGAGGTCAGCCTCCCTGTTTTCCATCTTCCTTTCAATTCCCATACTCCCACGGGAATTAATGCAACCATGAATGGAAAAATGGTTGGACATTTTCATTCTATGGTCCTATAAATGGGAACGTTCTGAAAAAAATCATAGCCATAATCGCTTTTGACCACGATGTATCTTCGTCGAAAAATAAAAAACGCCTCCGCATTACCGGAAGCGTTTCAATGTCTGAGTGTATAAAAGGGACCTATCGGTCTTGCAACCGCCATTCCTGGAGGAGCGATTCGAAGATCTCCGCTGAATCACGCACAAACTTGGGACAGCGCGTGTTGTGGTAATCAGCCTCCTTCGCCTGCTGCCGTCCTTCCGGCGTGCTCACATCGCAGCCCAGCAGTTCTTTGCACCGGAGAAGACCGTTCCGCTCTTGAAAGCGCTCCAAGAACGCATGGACCCGCTCATAGGTCTTTTCCTTGTTCTCGCTGTCGTCGCCGCTCTTTTGTCCGTAGAGAAGGCCGATGGCCATCATCGCGCCAGTGACTGCGCCACAGGTCTCTCCCGTCCGAGCGATGCCCCCGCCAAAAGCCGCAGCCATCCCTTTCGCAGTTTCCTCATCGACACCGCACTCCTCAGCAAAGGCGGCGATCACAGCCTGGGCGCAGTTGTATCCTCCAAGAAAAATCGCTGCTGCTTTTTCTGCTTTTTCCATTGTGCTGTTCCCTTCTTCGTTTATTACTCATTTGTTAGCGCAAATCAATCAAAAAACCGGATATGATTCGCCAATATGGACTGCCCACAGACCTCCAAGCGCGCTGCCGTCACGGGCAGGTGGAAACGGCGGGGTCCTGCGCTCCCCGGATTCAGGTAGAGGACACCCCCTTTCCATGTCTCGTCAGGACAATGAGAATGACCGTAAATCACGGCCCCATACCCCTGCGCAACCGGATCGATATCGAGTTCGTTGATGCTATGGAGGACATACAATCGGATATTGCCGATCTGCACGGTCTCCCTTTCCGGCAATTTCTCCTGCAGTTCTCCCCGGTCGCAGTTTCCTCGCACGGCGATGACCGGCGCAATGCGGCCCAATTCCCGGAGCGTTTCTGCGCTGCCGATGTCACCGGCATGGATGATCAGGTCTACACCCGCTAAGGCCTGAAACAACTCCGGCCGGATGAGTCCGTGGGTATCGGAAATGACGCCGATGCGCTTCGATTCCCT of the Heliomicrobium undosum genome contains:
- a CDS encoding GNAT family N-acetyltransferase → MKIRMGTRKDIPALAKLISSLAPWADYGINDERAKKILLNMPDKIYVAEKEGELAGFITVRRNGMGEFGAYLRMSAVKESFQKQGSGKALLEHAIRVVKPYARSVFCVCHVENKEACAFVEAFGFSQVGIMQDLYQKGYDEVLYRKQLR
- a CDS encoding C-GCAxxG-C-C family protein, which codes for MEKAEKAAAIFLGGYNCAQAVIAAFAEECGVDEETAKGMAAAFGGGIARTGETCGAVTGAMMAIGLLYGQKSGDDSENKEKTYERVHAFLERFQERNGLLRCKELLGCDVSTPEGRQQAKEADYHNTRCPKFVRDSAEIFESLLQEWRLQDR
- a CDS encoding metallophosphoesterase family protein, with the translated sequence MESDRVESKGRESKRIGVISDTHGLIRPELFQALAGVDLIIHAGDIGSAETLRELGRIAPVIAVRGNCDRGELQEKLPERETVQIGNIRLYVLHSINELDIDPVAQGYGAVIYGHSHCPDETWKGGVLYLNPGSAGPRRFHLPVTAARLEVCGQSILANHIRFFD